The Paramisgurnus dabryanus chromosome 6, PD_genome_1.1, whole genome shotgun sequence genome has a window encoding:
- the gdf15 gene encoding uncharacterized protein gdf15, producing MQHSRAHCVLLSVGAVFFTSFLAETVAQQEYEEPNKALQLEALKASILEYLGMESPPGPGEKASHRDLVRMFHQYRRIKQLLRGNSTQEDKLQQKQRASTVLFPTTVEPLNSTTELKQQWFRVAFNKNSTINNGLTLKQARLHIQRPHRDKISPNQSWLTKDILVRTQKPSGFHTEAIFHTKDLNKRHLKLDLTHVVKRWLRDTNAELLVVEICLIRKRKARAQSKPRLSLELNQSSRRVRRGVTADEDESLCRRRSLNVSFKDIGWSDWIIAPSGYTMHYCDGSCPHNYKPASMHTQVKSRLYLMSKGSSRQPCCVPASYEPMVLMHYDSRGKLKLTPFNDLIVSECHCA from the exons ATGCAGCATTCAAGAGCACACTGCGTTCTCCTTTCTGTCGGAGCTGTATTTTTTACCTCTTTTCTGGCGGAGACCGTGGCTCAACAGGAATACGAAGAACCAAACAAGGCCCTGCAGCTCGAGGCTCTGAAAGCGAGTATTTTAGAGTACCTGGGGATGGAGAGTCCACCTGGACCCGGCGAAAAAGCTTCTCACCGGGACCTGGTCAGGATGTTTCATCAGTACAGAAGAATAAAACAACTACTTCGAGGAAACTCCACTCAAGAAGACAAACTTCAGCAGAAGCAAAGAGCCTCCACGGTGCTCTTTCCCACTACAG TCGAGCCTCTAAACTCGACCACAGAGTTAAAGCAACAATGGTTCAGAGTTGCCTTCAACAAGAACTCAACCATCAACAATGGACTAACTCTTAAACAAGCAAGACTGCATATTCAGAGACCGCACAGGGATAAAATTTCACCCAACCAGTCGTGGCTTACAAAGGACATTCTGGTTAGGACGCAGAAGCCCTCTGGTTTTCACACAGAGGCTATATTTCACACGAAGGATCTTAATAAGCGACATCTTAAGTTGGATCTGACACATGTGGTTAAGAGGTGGCTGAGAGACACCAATGCTGAACTTTTAGTGGTTGAAATTTGCCTCATCAGAAAACGAAAAGCACGTGCTCAGTCCAAACCGAGGCTTAGTTTAGAACTTAACCAATCATCGAGGAGAGTCAGAAGAGGTGTGACTGCTGATGAAGATGAAAGTCTCTGCAGGCGGAGATCACTAAATGTTTCTTTTAAAGACATTGGCTGGTCAGACTGGATTATCGCTCCTTCGGGCTACACAATGCACTATTGTGATGGTTCGTGCCCGCATAATTATAAACCTGCCAGTATGCACACACAGGTGAAGTCCCGTCTGTATCTCATGTCTAAGGGATCGTCGCGTCAACCCTGCTGCGTACCGGCCAGCTATGAGCCGATGGTACTGATGCATTATGACAGTCGTGGAAAGTTAAAACTCACACCTTTCAATGATTTGATAGTCAGCGAATGCCATTGTGCATGA